From Faecalicatena sp. Marseille-Q4148:
ATCCCACAAAAGCTGTTCCAATCGCTGTTGCGACACACACAACTATTTTTTTGAGTTTACTTTTATCTATCTTCATAGAACTTTTTCCTCTTTTTTAATCCTCTGCCGGATGATATGTTGATACCATCTTTTCTACCAATTCTCTAATATCTCCTACATTTGCATATGCTTTATCCGTCAGTTCATCCAGATCCGCTAAGAACTCGTTAATATCAAATGGAATCGGCATACCGATATGAATCAATTCATTTTCTGTTCGTTTTAGTCCTTCTTCTGCCATCAGCTTCTCTTCATAAAGCTTCTCTCCTGGGCGAAGACCTGTATATTCGATCTTAATATCTTCATCCGGGCGATAGCCTGACAGACGAATCAGGTTTCTTGCCAGTGTATCAATCTTCACCGGTTCCCCCATATCCAGGACGAAGATTTCTCCTCCACGTGCATATGTTCCTGCCTGCATGACAAGACTGACCGCCTCAGGAATTGTCATAAAATAACGGATAATCTCTGGATCAGTTACCGTTACAGGGCCTCCTGCTTCAATCTGCTTTTTGAATAACGGAATGACAGATCCATTACTTCCGAGTACATTTCCGAAGCGCACTGCCACGAACTCTGTCCTTGCGTTTCTTAAATTCGCTTCCAAATTCATGTTTTTTAATTCTTTTTGAATGGCATGAGTAAATATCTGCGGAATTTCATCTGCTTTTCCTTCTTTTACCTTACTGTCAAAAGCCTGAATAATCATTTCGCAAAGACGCTTGCTTGCCCCCATAATATTTGTTGGATTAACCGCTTTATCTGTACTGATTAATACGAATTTCTTTGTTCCATGTGCAATGGCTGCAAATGCAGTCTTATACGTTCCGATCGCATTATTTTTAATAGACTCACACGGACTGTCTTCCATAAGCGGAACATGCTTATGTGCTGCTGCATGGTATACAATATCCGGATGATATGTTTTGAATACTTTGAACATCTTACGGCTATCTCTGACAGACGCAATGATCACTTCCAGATTTAACTGTGGATATTTCTTCCGAAGTTCCATCTGGATATCATAAGCATTATTTTCATAAATATCCAGAATAATAAGTTGTTTCGGCTCTCTTGCTGCTACCTGACGACATAGTTCGGAACCGATACTTCCGCCTCCTCCGGTGACGAGAACAACCTTTCCTCTAATATATTCTGTAATCTCATCCATATTGACAAGAATCTGTTTTCTTCCTAATAAGTCTGAGATTTCCACTTCCCGGAGCTTCGTCATGCTGACTTCCTCGTTGACAATCTGACTCACGCTTGGAACAGTCTGCATCCGGCATCCCGCTTCTTTGCACAGGTTCAGGATATCTTTTCGATTCTGTCCCGTTGTTGACGGAATGGCGTAGATGATACGATTTACATCATATTTCTT
This genomic window contains:
- a CDS encoding polysaccharide biosynthesis protein gives rise to the protein MEQMTKKWKLKWIYKSLLLCLADILIVMGSYFMALFMRFDFQIAMIPEEYLAGYFWSMPFWIVSTIVIYYIYKLYHSIWAFVSIAEVKRIVMADLVLIPVYIFGAVFMELHMPKSYYFMGYIISCVCCAGVRFSYRYIRFYLRSLQGETKEEGKERDRIMVIGAGTVGQTLIREIRKADSVYAKVVCAIDDNPEKKGRILEGIPIVGNRYDIVDMVKKYDVNRIIYAIPSTTGQNRKDILNLCKEAGCRMQTVPSVSQIVNEEVSMTKLREVEISDLLGRKQILVNMDEITEYIRGKVVLVTGGGGSIGSELCRQVAAREPKQLIILDIYENNAYDIQMELRKKYPQLNLEVIIASVRDSRKMFKVFKTYHPDIVYHAAAHKHVPLMEDSPCESIKNNAIGTYKTAFAAIAHGTKKFVLISTDKAVNPTNIMGASKRLCEMIIQAFDSKVKEGKADEIPQIFTHAIQKELKNMNLEANLRNARTEFVAVRFGNVLGSNGSVIPLFKKQIEAGGPVTVTDPEIIRYFMTIPEAVSLVMQAGTYARGGEIFVLDMGEPVKIDTLARNLIRLSGYRPDEDIKIEYTGLRPGEKLYEEKLMAEEGLKRTENELIHIGMPIPFDINEFLADLDELTDKAYANVGDIRELVEKMVSTYHPAED